Proteins co-encoded in one Acidobacteriota bacterium genomic window:
- a CDS encoding efflux RND transporter periplasmic adaptor subunit → MPVKVSEVTLSPVASADTYVSTIKGRRSATMQPQVDGNITRILVKSGDVVKAGQLLMQIDPLKQAAAVQSQQGTQAQKKALYDYNKIQVERQRKLFEAGVVSRDAFDQATQAFENSKADYEANAALTDTQKQQLAYFQIRAPFSGIVGDIPVHLGDYVSSSTVLTTVDENVDLEAYIYVPTDRASQIRTGLPVEIIDSDGNTVAKSTINFLSPQVDNGLQSILAKAPIPRGAKLRTEQLVKARVTWNTNPAPVVPVLAVTRIGGQPFVFVAAQKEGKYSAHQVPVTLGETVGNSYPVLQGLNPGDKVIVSGLQFLQEGVPVQPMG, encoded by the coding sequence ATGCCAGTGAAGGTGTCTGAGGTGACGCTGTCGCCGGTTGCCAGCGCGGATACGTATGTCTCGACAATTAAGGGGCGACGGTCGGCCACGATGCAGCCGCAAGTTGACGGCAATATCACCCGGATTCTAGTGAAATCAGGGGATGTCGTGAAAGCTGGGCAACTGCTGATGCAGATCGACCCTCTCAAGCAGGCAGCGGCTGTGCAGTCTCAGCAAGGAACGCAGGCGCAGAAGAAGGCGCTCTATGACTACAACAAGATTCAGGTAGAGCGGCAGCGCAAGCTGTTCGAGGCGGGTGTCGTCTCACGGGACGCTTTCGATCAGGCGACCCAGGCCTTTGAGAACTCCAAGGCAGACTATGAAGCCAATGCCGCGTTGACCGACACGCAAAAACAGCAGCTTGCCTACTTCCAGATTAGGGCGCCGTTCTCAGGTATCGTCGGGGATATCCCCGTTCACCTTGGTGATTATGTCTCGTCGAGCACAGTACTGACGACGGTGGACGAAAATGTGGATCTTGAAGCCTACATCTATGTGCCAACCGATCGGGCATCCCAGATTCGTACAGGATTGCCTGTAGAGATCATCGATAGCGACGGCAACACAGTAGCGAAATCGACAATCAACTTCCTTTCGCCGCAGGTTGACAACGGATTGCAGAGCATCCTTGCGAAGGCACCCATTCCGCGGGGGGCGAAGCTCCGTACGGAGCAGTTGGTCAAAGCGCGGGTTACATGGAACACCAATCCTGCTCCGGTTGTGCCTGTTCTTGCAGTGACGCGCATTGGCGGGCAGCCATTCGTTTTTGTTGCGGCCCAGAAGGAAGGAAAGTATTCAGCCCACCAGGTCCCTGTAACGCTTGGTGAAACGGTTGGCAATTCTTACCCCGTATTGCAGGGGTTGAATCCCGGAGACAAAGTGATTGTTTCGGGACTCCAGTTCCTGCAGGAAGGCGTTCCTGTTCAGCCTATGGGCTAA
- a CDS encoding acyltransferase, giving the protein MFHSHLKSVLVAPLKQLLRAASGSGELFRRLYSHASLAAHLRTKLPTSVVVLGRTWVYGTAAVRFGNSILIYPDLHLETQGAATITLGDGVVLSRGVHLVAMSGITIGKGTMIGEYTSLRDANHQRVQGIPLRDSGHTASPIVLGAEVWIGRGVTILGGVTIGDGATVGANAVVTRDVPAGAVVAGVPARAISQAAVSVRSA; this is encoded by the coding sequence ATGTTCCACTCGCACCTGAAATCCGTGCTTGTTGCACCGCTGAAGCAATTGCTTCGAGCTGCTTCTGGTTCAGGTGAACTGTTTCGCCGGCTTTATTCTCATGCGTCTCTTGCCGCGCATCTACGCACCAAGCTTCCTACTTCTGTTGTTGTTCTTGGCCGTACATGGGTTTACGGAACCGCTGCGGTACGTTTCGGCAACTCGATCCTGATCTATCCTGATCTGCATCTCGAGACGCAGGGCGCGGCGACAATTACCCTCGGCGATGGAGTTGTGCTCTCGCGGGGAGTGCATCTGGTCGCCATGAGCGGAATAACAATCGGCAAGGGTACGATGATTGGCGAATACACGAGTCTTCGCGACGCAAATCATCAACGGGTTCAGGGAATTCCCCTGAGAGATTCCGGGCACACCGCCAGTCCCATTGTTTTAGGGGCAGAGGTTTGGATTGGCAGGGGAGTGACCATCCTTGGCGGGGTCACCATTGGAGATGGCGCAACGGTCGGAGCAAATGCAGTCGTTACGCGGGATGTCCCCGCAGGCGCGGTCGTGGCAGGTGTGCCGGCGAGGGCGATCTCGCAGGCGGCAGTCAGTGTACGCAGCGCATAG
- a CDS encoding queuosine precursor transporter, with the protein MSSVKPHSQILETDERGPSTSGQRYKYLDALTTAFVVILLVSNLVAQKACLIGPFAVSGAILLFPVTYIFGDVFTEVYGFAASRRAIWLGFFGTALLYLMGAITIALPAAPGWPNQQAFSVVFGFIPRILAASLFAFLAGEFANSYTMARLKLLTKGSKLWTRTIGSTVVGQAVDTTLVVLLTFWGTVPLKIMGNMIITSYLLKVGYEVLATPLTYLVINWLKRTEHADAFDWHESFNPFTFRNTERS; encoded by the coding sequence ATGAGTTCTGTGAAGCCCCATAGCCAAATACTAGAGACTGACGAGCGGGGGCCATCAACATCAGGGCAGCGTTACAAGTACCTTGATGCGCTGACAACTGCATTTGTTGTCATACTTCTGGTGTCCAATCTCGTCGCTCAAAAGGCATGTCTTATCGGGCCGTTTGCCGTGAGCGGAGCTATCCTTTTGTTTCCAGTGACATACATCTTTGGCGACGTCTTTACAGAGGTGTATGGATTTGCAGCCTCCAGGCGCGCCATCTGGCTCGGCTTCTTTGGGACGGCCCTGCTTTATTTGATGGGCGCTATTACGATTGCCCTGCCGGCAGCTCCCGGATGGCCAAATCAACAAGCATTCTCGGTAGTGTTCGGCTTTATTCCGAGGATTCTTGCCGCCAGCCTGTTTGCGTTTCTTGCAGGCGAGTTTGCCAATTCCTATACGATGGCCAGGCTTAAACTTTTGACCAAAGGAAGCAAGCTCTGGACCCGAACGATTGGATCGACTGTTGTAGGCCAGGCTGTTGATACGACACTTGTCGTCTTGCTCACATTTTGGGGGACTGTCCCCCTCAAGATTATGGGCAATATGATCATTACAAGTTACCTGCTGAAGGTTGGGTATGAAGTGCTGGCAACCCCGCTGACCTACCTTGTTATCAACTGGCTGAAGAGGACTGAACATGCCGACGCCTTTGATTGGCACGAAAGCTTCAATCCCTTTACCTTCCGGAATACAGAACGCTCTTAA
- a CDS encoding LacI family DNA-binding transcriptional regulator — MTLQKQSGKAKASPDVSNAKASIHAKPVSLKVLAEYLGLSPATISLVLNNAAGVEAISEPTRRRVLQAAKDFGYRPSYLGRVLRSRRTFSIGVLVPQLNDGYCAEILEGIEEVLMEEGYVSLIVSHRRRRDLIEEYPRLLQDRSVEGFILIDTPIVYPEPWTVPVVAVSGHQNAKNLTNIVLDQKRAAMLALDHLQKLGHSQIAFMRGASYSADADRRWLSFREAAKTLGLKFDPALTIDIPLHVSSPEVGYGPMRDLLLTKKRFTAIVAFNDHAAIGAIRALHEFGVKVPEDVSVIGFDDIKSAAYHRPSLTTIRQPLREIGKTAVTTLLGRITNQAPAKQEILMYPELVIRESTGIPPQISKQKRK; from the coding sequence ATGACATTACAGAAGCAATCAGGGAAAGCGAAGGCAAGTCCAGACGTATCGAATGCCAAGGCGAGCATTCACGCGAAGCCGGTAAGCCTAAAGGTACTGGCGGAGTATCTCGGCTTATCGCCTGCCACCATCTCACTTGTCCTGAACAATGCCGCAGGTGTCGAAGCGATCTCCGAGCCGACACGTCGACGCGTACTCCAGGCGGCTAAAGACTTCGGTTACAGGCCCAGTTACCTTGGGCGCGTTTTACGGAGCCGCCGAACGTTTTCCATCGGCGTGTTGGTGCCGCAGTTGAATGATGGATACTGCGCGGAGATTCTTGAAGGCATCGAAGAAGTCCTGATGGAAGAGGGCTATGTCTCACTCATCGTAAGCCATCGCCGCCGCCGAGACCTGATTGAAGAGTACCCAAGGCTCCTTCAGGACCGCTCTGTTGAAGGCTTTATTCTGATCGATACCCCAATTGTGTACCCGGAGCCATGGACCGTACCCGTGGTCGCAGTCTCGGGTCATCAGAATGCCAAGAACCTGACGAACATCGTTCTCGATCAAAAGCGGGCAGCAATGCTGGCGCTCGACCACCTTCAAAAATTAGGACATTCCCAGATTGCATTTATGCGCGGCGCTTCATACAGCGCGGACGCGGACCGAAGATGGCTGTCGTTTCGTGAAGCCGCAAAAACACTTGGGCTGAAGTTCGATCCTGCGTTGACGATCGACATTCCGCTTCACGTCTCATCGCCAGAGGTAGGTTACGGCCCGATGCGCGATCTGCTGCTGACGAAGAAGAGATTCACCGCCATAGTTGCCTTCAACGACCACGCGGCGATCGGGGCGATTCGCGCACTCCACGAGTTCGGCGTGAAGGTCCCGGAAGATGTTTCGGTGATCGGCTTTGATGACATCAAATCAGCGGCTTACCATCGGCCTAGCCTTACAACGATTCGCCAGCCTTTGAGGGAGATAGGTAAGACTGCGGTAACAACCTTGCTCGGGCGCATTACAAATCAAGCTCCGGCAAAGCAAGAGATATTGATGTACCCGGAGCTGGTGATTCGAGAATCGACAGGGATTCCGCCACAGATCTCAAAACAAAAACGGAAATAG
- a CDS encoding multidrug efflux RND transporter permease subunit encodes MVDFFIRRPIFATVCALLIVLAGAVVIPSLPISLYPQLAPPQVVVTSNYIGANSQIVESAVTIPLETAINGVEGMRYMSSTSSNDGTSAITITFRTGYDLSIAAVDVQNRVASAQGRLPAAVNATGITITKANSNFVFAAGFFSRDARYSQAFISNYLDVYVKDALKRVPGVGDVLIFGERKYAMRIWLDPARLAARGLTALDVTNALSEQNVEVAAGQLGRPPADSSQVFQMAVRVVGRLSDPKEFENIILKNAPNNGGLVLLKDVGRAEVGAENYDTDLKFSGGEAVGLGVQQLSNANALEVDRECKAALANLAKSFPPGLEYVVAFDTTTVVGDSINEVVHTIFEAIVIVIIVIFLFLQDWRATIIPAVTIPVSLIGTFAFIKLFGFSINSLTMFGITLATGLVVDDAIVVIENVQRHIAEEHCDSHRATSRAMAEVTSAVIATSLVLISVFIPVSFFPGTTGILYKQFSLTIAFSIAISAFNALTLSPALAAILLRPEREHGGLLGLFEKGLQRVIKGYAYLVTHVVKLRAIMLILFVAGLAATVYMYTHVPTAFVPTEDQNYFINIVQTPPGASLAYTAEVADRASAIIRQNDDVFGTFSVMGFSLTGGSSPNSGIIFAPLKPIDERMKKGKGHTAHDIVAEIAPKLFQVPGGIVAAFEPPAIQGIGSVGGFQFMLQDQGRNSFGDIDRVAHNIVAQSRDPKSGLVGLYTPYTSNDPQVFVTIDREKAKAIGVPLAQITSALGTYMGSSYVNDFDFNNRSYRVYVQADQNFRKTSRDLRQFYVRSNSGQMIPLDNLVSIKETSGPQVIYHYNIFRSAEIDGAAAPGLSSGQGLEKMQELFEKNKIQGMMYSWTGLALEEVESAGKAIIIFGLGLLVVYLTLSAQYESFVLPFIILLAVPMAVLGALGLVSARGLVDDVYVQIGLVMLIGLSAKNSILIVEFAEQQIEHGKSVVDAAIIAAELRLRPILMTSIAFILGVLPLYFASGAGALGRHSVGTAIVGGMILSTVLNLFFIPVLYVVVKGILVKLSSRPRQRPDGCDDDAAAVESQRVTASQ; translated from the coding sequence TTGGTAGATTTTTTCATTCGACGCCCGATCTTCGCCACGGTCTGCGCACTGCTTATCGTGCTGGCCGGTGCGGTCGTTATTCCGAGCCTTCCCATCTCGCTTTACCCGCAGTTGGCCCCGCCGCAGGTTGTTGTTACCAGCAACTACATCGGCGCAAACTCACAGATCGTTGAATCCGCGGTGACGATTCCGCTTGAGACGGCCATCAATGGTGTCGAGGGTATGCGGTATATGAGCTCGACCAGCTCAAACGACGGCACGTCTGCCATCACCATTACGTTTCGTACTGGCTATGATCTTTCGATCGCCGCAGTCGATGTGCAGAACCGCGTCGCTTCAGCCCAGGGGCGTCTGCCCGCCGCAGTCAATGCGACGGGCATCACCATTACGAAGGCAAACAGCAACTTCGTCTTTGCCGCCGGATTCTTTTCCCGTGATGCACGCTATTCGCAGGCCTTCATCTCCAACTACCTCGATGTCTATGTTAAGGACGCGCTGAAGCGCGTTCCCGGTGTGGGCGATGTTCTGATCTTCGGCGAGCGTAAATATGCGATGCGCATATGGCTGGATCCAGCCAGGCTCGCTGCTCGTGGACTTACGGCACTCGATGTTACGAACGCCCTGTCCGAGCAAAATGTGGAAGTTGCCGCAGGCCAGCTCGGCAGGCCTCCCGCAGATAGCTCTCAGGTCTTTCAGATGGCCGTACGCGTCGTCGGGCGTCTGTCCGACCCAAAAGAGTTCGAAAACATCATTCTTAAGAATGCTCCAAATAATGGCGGTCTTGTTCTGCTCAAGGACGTTGGGCGGGCTGAGGTAGGCGCTGAAAACTACGATACCGATCTGAAATTCTCAGGCGGCGAAGCTGTCGGTTTAGGCGTGCAGCAGTTGTCGAATGCGAACGCCCTTGAAGTCGATCGTGAGTGCAAAGCTGCACTTGCGAATCTTGCGAAGTCGTTTCCCCCTGGGCTTGAGTATGTGGTCGCCTTCGATACCACGACGGTCGTCGGCGACTCCATTAATGAAGTCGTTCACACAATCTTTGAAGCGATCGTTATCGTCATCATCGTCATCTTCCTCTTTCTGCAGGATTGGCGAGCGACGATCATCCCGGCAGTTACAATTCCTGTCTCGCTGATCGGCACATTCGCATTCATCAAGCTATTCGGGTTCTCGATCAACTCTCTCACCATGTTTGGTATCACCCTGGCCACGGGACTGGTGGTTGACGATGCCATCGTGGTCATTGAGAACGTTCAGCGTCACATTGCAGAAGAACATTGCGATAGCCATCGCGCCACCTCAAGGGCCATGGCTGAGGTCACCAGCGCGGTTATCGCAACTTCGCTTGTGTTGATCTCAGTGTTTATTCCGGTAAGCTTCTTCCCCGGAACAACAGGCATTCTGTACAAGCAGTTTTCGTTGACGATCGCTTTCTCGATCGCCATCTCGGCCTTCAACGCACTAACCCTTTCTCCTGCGCTCGCAGCTATTCTGCTTAGGCCCGAGAGGGAGCATGGTGGTCTCCTCGGTCTGTTCGAGAAGGGCCTTCAGCGGGTCATCAAGGGGTATGCCTACCTGGTCACCCACGTCGTAAAGCTTCGTGCCATTATGCTCATTCTCTTCGTTGCTGGATTGGCGGCGACGGTGTATATGTACACGCACGTTCCTACGGCGTTTGTCCCCACGGAAGATCAGAATTACTTCATCAATATCGTTCAAACGCCCCCGGGCGCTTCTCTTGCTTACACGGCCGAGGTTGCGGATCGAGCTTCAGCAATTATCCGGCAGAACGACGATGTCTTCGGAACCTTTTCGGTCATGGGCTTCTCCCTGACTGGCGGAAGCTCACCGAACTCAGGCATCATCTTCGCTCCCCTCAAGCCTATCGATGAACGCATGAAGAAAGGCAAAGGCCATACTGCGCACGACATCGTTGCGGAAATCGCTCCCAAGCTGTTCCAGGTTCCAGGAGGCATTGTGGCAGCGTTCGAGCCGCCTGCTATTCAGGGTATCGGTTCGGTCGGCGGCTTCCAGTTCATGCTGCAGGACCAGGGACGAAACTCATTTGGTGACATCGACCGCGTCGCTCACAACATCGTCGCGCAAAGTCGCGATCCGAAGTCTGGTCTCGTTGGGCTTTACACGCCGTATACCTCGAACGATCCACAGGTTTTTGTAACGATTGATCGTGAAAAGGCCAAGGCCATCGGTGTTCCTCTCGCGCAGATTACGTCTGCTCTGGGAACATACATGGGATCGAGCTACGTCAATGACTTCGATTTCAATAACCGTTCCTATCGCGTCTACGTTCAGGCCGACCAAAACTTCCGGAAGACCTCTCGCGACTTGCGCCAGTTCTATGTCCGTTCGAACAGCGGTCAGATGATCCCACTCGACAACCTGGTCTCGATCAAAGAAACATCGGGGCCGCAGGTGATTTATCACTACAACATCTTCCGCTCGGCTGAGATCGACGGCGCGGCAGCCCCTGGGCTCAGCTCAGGGCAGGGACTTGAGAAGATGCAGGAGCTGTTTGAGAAGAACAAAATTCAGGGGATGATGTACTCCTGGACGGGACTGGCATTGGAGGAGGTTGAGTCCGCCGGCAAGGCGATCATTATCTTCGGGCTCGGCCTTCTGGTGGTCTATCTCACCCTTTCGGCGCAGTACGAAAGCTTCGTTCTTCCGTTCATTATTCTGTTGGCGGTGCCAATGGCCGTCCTCGGTGCCTTGGGTCTTGTATCGGCCCGAGGGCTGGTCGATGATGTTTACGTACAAATCGGGCTTGTGATGCTTATCGGGCTCTCTGCAAAGAACTCAATTCTTATCGTTGAGTTTGCTGAGCAACAAATAGAGCATGGCAAGTCGGTTGTTGACGCTGCGATTATCGCGGCTGAACTTCGCCTCCGTCCTATTCTGATGACTTCGATTGCGTTCATCCTGGGCGTACTTCCGCTCTACTTCGCCTCTGGAGCAGGTGCGCTCGGCCGTCACTCCGTTGGAACCGCGATCGTTGGCGGCATGATACTTTCCACCGTACTGAACCTCTTCTTCATCCCGGTTCTTTACGTCGTTGTGAAAGGTATCCTGGTCAAGCTAAGCTCGCGCCCGCGTCAACGTCCAGATGGCTGCGATGACGATGCGGCCGCAGTTGAATCGCAGCGGGTTACAGCGAGCCAGTAG